A genomic stretch from Thermonema lapsum includes:
- a CDS encoding HAL/PAL/TAL family ammonia-lyase, whose translation MEKVVLNGHRLDIEAVYKVAHGKARVELCPTAMEAVKQSSDFVQAQVKKKRVIYGVTTGFGANAAKVINDYEQAQALQRNLLLSHATGMGAPFDAPTSRAIMLIRLNTLMAGHSGIRPVVLERLAFMLNEGAYPLIPSQGSVGASGDLCPLAHMALPLIGEGEVVDAGQRMPAAQWLAKHSLAPLDLWHKEGIALLNGTTVMNALGALAVKEAEQLFHLACLSAAMAFEALCARSEAFDARIHTLRRHAEQQYTAALIRKATEGSHLMGLQPSALLKALPPEVWLSIQQLPEVARRLERLAEGEVEPFPREVYRLLPLREQQPSWKQWQTIFSIIEKKISPQDAYSVRCTPQVLGASLQAIRHVRAIVEQELNAVVDNPLLFVEAGVALSGGNFHGQPLALAFDYLKIALCEIGNLLERQINKLVDEHTNDGLPAFLVEDTSGLHSGLMIPQYAAAALVSENKVLAHPASVDSIPTCANQEDHVSMGTIAGRQAAEILQNVKKIVCIHLLCSSQALDLRRKQLGDLVPVQVGKGTDALHGALRRIVPFIHEDRLLHRDLQLIEAAYEELAALASLFFGEIQNLS comes from the coding sequence ATGGAAAAAGTTGTCTTAAACGGTCATAGACTCGATATAGAAGCCGTATATAAGGTGGCTCACGGCAAAGCCCGGGTGGAATTATGTCCTACTGCCATGGAAGCAGTCAAGCAAAGCAGCGATTTTGTACAGGCGCAAGTGAAGAAAAAACGGGTAATTTATGGCGTAACCACGGGCTTTGGTGCCAATGCTGCCAAAGTCATCAACGATTATGAACAAGCACAAGCCTTGCAGCGCAACTTATTATTGTCGCATGCTACGGGCATGGGAGCACCTTTCGATGCGCCTACAAGCCGCGCCATCATGCTCATCCGTCTCAATACGCTCATGGCAGGGCATTCGGGCATCCGCCCTGTGGTGCTGGAGCGCTTAGCATTTATGCTGAACGAGGGAGCGTATCCACTCATTCCGTCGCAAGGCTCGGTGGGTGCCAGCGGCGACCTCTGTCCCTTAGCCCATATGGCGTTGCCCTTAATTGGAGAAGGCGAAGTGGTAGATGCCGGACAACGCATGCCTGCAGCTCAATGGCTTGCAAAACACAGCTTGGCTCCTTTGGATTTGTGGCACAAAGAAGGGATTGCCTTGCTCAATGGTACTACCGTTATGAATGCCCTTGGGGCTTTAGCTGTAAAAGAAGCAGAACAATTGTTCCATTTGGCATGTTTAAGCGCTGCCATGGCTTTCGAGGCACTGTGTGCTCGCAGCGAAGCCTTCGATGCTCGCATCCACACCTTGCGCCGTCATGCCGAGCAGCAATATACAGCCGCCTTGATACGCAAAGCCACCGAGGGCAGCCATCTGATGGGGCTACAGCCAAGTGCGCTGTTGAAAGCACTGCCTCCGGAGGTGTGGCTGTCAATACAACAGCTGCCAGAAGTAGCCAGACGTTTGGAACGATTGGCAGAAGGTGAAGTAGAGCCATTTCCTCGGGAAGTGTATCGTTTACTGCCTCTGCGTGAACAACAGCCTTCATGGAAACAGTGGCAAACTATTTTCTCTATCATCGAGAAAAAAATATCGCCGCAAGACGCCTATTCGGTGCGCTGCACGCCGCAGGTATTGGGTGCCAGTCTGCAAGCCATACGGCATGTGCGTGCTATAGTGGAGCAAGAGCTGAATGCTGTCGTGGACAACCCCCTGCTGTTTGTTGAAGCAGGGGTAGCCCTTTCAGGAGGCAACTTTCATGGGCAACCGTTGGCGTTGGCGTTCGATTACTTGAAGATAGCCCTCTGTGAGATAGGCAACCTACTGGAAAGACAAATCAACAAGCTGGTAGATGAACACACCAACGATGGTTTGCCCGCTTTTTTGGTAGAAGACACCTCTGGTTTACATTCTGGGCTTATGATTCCACAATATGCTGCTGCTGCCTTGGTTTCTGAAAACAAAGTATTGGCGCATCCTGCTTCGGTCGATTCCATTCCTACTTGTGCCAATCAAGAAGACCACGTAAGCATGGGCACCATCGCCGGACGCCAAGCGGCAGAAATCTTGCAGAACGTAAAGAAGATTGTATGTATTCACTTGCTGTGCAGCTCGCAAGCCCTTGACCTGCGCCGGAAACAACTCGGCGACTTAGTACCTGTGCAGGTAGGCAAAGGAACCGATGCCTTGCATGGTGCCTTGCGCCGTATAGTGCCTTTCATCCATGAAGACCGCCTACTGCACCGCGACCTGCAACTCATAGAAGCGGCTTACGAGGAACTTGCCGCCCTTGCCTCCTTGTTTTTTGGTGAAATTCAAAACCTTTCATAA
- a CDS encoding Do family serine endopeptidase, translated as MMKVQKTWMVSGIAALLASALTVLAAYYWLPPKVVKVESANSMPVKGVLFTQNENGEFVPIDFTTTAEKVMDAVVHIKSSMLVTNRSLQPFFDNDLFREFFGPEFRIERFDDGKPQLQMGSGSGVIISENGYIVTNYHVIRDAQEIEVTLHDNRTFKASVVGTDPSTDLAVLKIDAKGLKTIPFGNSDVVKVGEWVLAVGNPFNLNSTVTAGIVSAKARNIRILRDQYAVESFIQTDAAINPGNSGGALVNLNGELIGINTAIASPTGAYAGYGFAVPSNIVEKVVEDILKYGSVQRGYLGVLIRDVDGNLAEEKGLKTTTGVYVDSLVEKSAAQAAGIKKGDVIVAVDGKSVNNSAELQEMIARHRPGDKVNIKVLRGDKEKEIPVVLKNREGEARIAKVEGNPEVIARLGAELVDLSKEEANKFKVKGGVKVKKLYAGKLRTAGVKEGFVITHLDKEEVHSVKELNEKLAKKEGGVMLEGFYEDMPRAKFYYAFGL; from the coding sequence ATGATGAAAGTGCAAAAAACATGGATGGTAAGTGGTATTGCAGCTTTGCTGGCAAGCGCCCTGACTGTATTGGCAGCTTATTACTGGTTGCCGCCGAAGGTCGTAAAAGTAGAGTCTGCCAACAGCATGCCGGTCAAAGGAGTATTATTCACTCAGAATGAAAATGGAGAGTTCGTACCTATTGATTTTACAACCACTGCCGAAAAAGTGATGGATGCCGTTGTGCATATCAAGTCTTCGATGTTGGTAACCAACCGTTCTTTGCAACCTTTTTTTGACAATGACCTGTTTCGGGAGTTTTTTGGTCCCGAATTTCGTATAGAACGCTTCGACGATGGTAAGCCTCAGTTGCAGATGGGCTCTGGCTCGGGGGTGATTATCTCCGAAAATGGTTACATCGTAACCAACTATCATGTTATTCGAGATGCGCAGGAAATAGAGGTAACCTTGCATGATAACCGCACCTTCAAGGCAAGTGTAGTGGGCACTGACCCCTCGACTGACTTGGCAGTATTGAAAATTGACGCCAAAGGGTTGAAAACAATTCCTTTTGGTAACTCCGATGTGGTGAAAGTAGGCGAGTGGGTGCTGGCAGTAGGCAATCCTTTTAATCTAAACTCTACGGTAACAGCTGGCATTGTAAGTGCCAAAGCGCGCAACATACGCATCTTGCGTGACCAATATGCCGTTGAGTCTTTTATTCAAACCGATGCTGCCATTAACCCCGGCAACAGTGGGGGCGCACTGGTGAACCTCAATGGCGAACTGATAGGCATCAATACGGCGATTGCCAGCCCCACAGGAGCCTATGCAGGCTATGGTTTTGCCGTACCTTCCAATATTGTAGAGAAGGTAGTAGAAGACATCTTGAAGTATGGTTCAGTGCAGCGGGGCTATCTGGGGGTGCTTATCCGTGATGTGGATGGCAACTTGGCAGAAGAGAAAGGACTGAAGACCACCACCGGGGTGTATGTAGATAGCCTCGTAGAGAAGAGCGCTGCGCAAGCGGCAGGCATCAAAAAAGGAGATGTGATTGTGGCAGTAGATGGTAAAAGTGTGAACAACAGTGCTGAACTGCAAGAGATGATAGCGCGCCACCGACCGGGCGACAAGGTAAATATCAAAGTTTTGCGTGGCGATAAAGAAAAAGAAATTCCTGTTGTCTTGAAAAACAGAGAAGGGGAGGCTCGTATTGCCAAAGTAGAGGGGAATCCCGAAGTAATTGCTCGTTTGGGTGCCGAATTGGTGGACCTCAGCAAGGAGGAGGCGAATAAGTTCAAAGTAAAAGGTGGCGTGAAAGTGAAAAAACTATATGCTGGCAAGTTGCGCACTGCCGGCGTGAAGGAAGGTTTTGTCATTACACATCTCGACAAAGAAGAAGTACATTCTGTAAAAGAACTCAACGAAAAGTTAGCCAAGAAAGAAGGAGGGGTAATGCTTGAAGGCTTCTATGAAGACATGCCTCGGGCTAAGTTCTATTACGCCTTTGGTCTGTAA